The following proteins are encoded in a genomic region of Coffea eugenioides isolate CCC68of chromosome 6, Ceug_1.0, whole genome shotgun sequence:
- the LOC113775426 gene encoding protein DCL homolog, chloroplastic-like encodes MAAPLLRGLPLLRHRLHLHRRRLTLGSLSLRPWFTSVESIPPDDKTGPSTTTQTTTIPGLSARDSVANPRRSWDDPDYRKWKDKEAEILEDIEPVISLAKEIIHSNRYMDGERLTAEDEKTVIERLLAYHPHSEDKIGCGLDSIMVDRHPQFRHSRCLFVVRTDGGWIDFSYQKCLRAYIRDKYPSHAERFIKGHFKRSSS; translated from the exons ATGGCTGCACCACTGCTGAGGGGCCTGCCACTCCTCCGTCACCGCCTCCACCTCCACCGCCGCCGCCTAACACTTGGCTCGCTCTCTCTCCGCCCGTGGTTCACTTCTGTGGAATCCATCCCTCCTGACGACAAAACTGGTCCTTCCACGACCACCCAGACCACTACCATTCCAGGACTGAGCGCCAGAGACTCAGTAGCAAACCCCAGAAGATCTTGGGACGACCCAGATTACCGAAAATGGAAAGACAAGGAAGCTGAAATACTCGAAGATATCGAGCCCGTAATTTCTTTAGCCAAAGAAATCATCCATTCTAACAG GTACATGGATGGTGAACGGCTAACTGCAGAAGATGAGAAAACTGTGATCGAGAGACTTCTTGCTTATCACCCTCATTCTGAAGATAAAATTGGATGTGGACTTGATTCAATCATG GTGGATCGGCATCCCCAATTTAGACACTCAAGGTGCCTCTTTGTCGTGAGAACTGATGGTGGATGGATTGACTTCTCCTACCAGAAGTGTCTTCGGGCTTATATTCGAGATAAGTACCCTTCTCACGCTGAAAGATTTATAAAAGGACATTTTAAGCGTAGCAGCAGTTAG